The following proteins come from a genomic window of Microbacterium lemovicicum:
- a CDS encoding PKD domain-containing protein — protein sequence MAGLAMTAVPASADSSPAPGVEETVTADPLPTAQIDGVAWTQAIVGNTVFVGGEFTNARPAGSAAGVNTSARQNLMSYNLSTGVMTSWNPGANGIVRSISASPDGSRIYVAGSFTNIAGVARNRVAAFDATTGNILPWNPGANSAVYDIVARGNTVWYTGIFSSAAGGARTKVAAVTASTGALLPFSADVADGSPRAIVVSPDGGKVVIAGGFTSVNGSTNPGRGMAALNAVTGASEQWAVNSLIRNAGTSAGMYDLASDNDSVYGVGWSYGGTAEDGFEGTFRANWSDGSLVWLEDCHGDNYSVAVTSDVVYTASHDHYCGNVGGFPQTPSPWQLNHSLAFAKTYHGKTLTNDIYGYKSYGGQPAASLLHWYPKWAVGTYTGKSQATWTVQANDNYVVYGGEFPSVNNVAQQGLVRFAKKALAPKKQGPQLSNTQFPVSALSLRAGEVRVSWNANYDKDNETLTYQLYRQGTSLPIYETTAASNFWTQPVMKFTDKTVTNGQTYQYRIRATDPDGNAATGAWTSVQASADSASAYSLGVIDDGAKDYWPLSEASGTIGSNWAEGGDVNVSNGTRGVAGPNLAKSSKSTGFAGAENSYATSTVRETAPDTFTVEAWVNTTSTRGGKIVGFGNSATASSNNYDRHVYMSADGTINFGVHPGSVRTVNSSGGFNDGAWHYIVASMDSSGMKLYVDGRLVGSRADTTTGQPFDGYWHIGGDNTGGWPGVTDQYLNGSISDVAVYGESLSRDTINQHWINSGRASTITPAPADAYGKSVYELSPTIYWRANESAGASTAADSGKDSVTGAYSGSIGFGAPGVIKDVANSAISLSPNGGAQTGIASTQAFTNPTTFAVETWFKTDSTSGGKLVGFGDRNVGTSGSYDRHIYMSGDGRVKFGTYNGNLNIIQSGTGYNDNKWHYVVGQISASGMQLYVDGNLVDSNGNTQSQSYNGYWRAGGDSGWEGDQYFRGSLDEIAIYPAPLTPEQVGAHYDLARLGYVNSKPVAAFSSIITDLAVAFDGSTSSDVEGPIASYSWNFGDGQTATGAQPSHSFPRSGTYNVSLIVTDGQGASSTITQPVSVIGANELPTAAFTSTVKHSAVTFDATSSADTDGTIVSYAWAFGDGETATGQTTSHTYATAGAYTVTLTVTDDRGDSSASQQSVQTTTAPSAPTDAYGASVFNLAPSLYWRLGETSGSVARDASLEDSDGTYYGNVTRGQVGALKNVANTAIGTNPNGDVQTGVASNKRFVNPTTFTIESWFKTDSTSGGKIVGFGNAQQGWSSSYDRHVYMSGDGRVKFGVWTGQSQILESAPGFNDNKWHQVVAQMSSSGMKLYIDGQLISSNGNSDAQPYDGYWRVGGDSGWEGDGYWRGSIDEVAVYPTVLTASQVATHYQLGNVGFVNQPPVASFVTSGSAMTVDFDGTASSDLDGPIASYSWNFGDGTTGAGATVSHTYAIAGTFQATLTVTDGQGVTNAVTHDVTAPAPNKLPTAAFVETIQDLSVSLDATASSDSDGTIVSYAWDFGDGTTSTEAAPIHNYARGGDFVITLTVTDDRGGSAKATKQVSLIAPNVAPVAAFSTSVIGLSVFTNASASTDGDGSVVSYIWSFGDGATATTTTSTASHRYDAAGTYEVSLTVVDDDGANSAPQTRQVVIAPANQAPVAAFTSSASGLVLSVDGATSSDPDGTVASYAWNFGDGGTATGAQASRTYGAAGTYTVSLTVTDDKGATNTKTADVTVTAPPAGSNVLAKDTFERAATNGWGSADQGGAWSVNLASRFSVAGGVGKVAVTTGTSPVATLGSVSSSSARVTAEFSVDKLAEGQYVTVIGRQVGSAQYAARVRLAADGSVKLNMLEGSNGVGPTVTPTLKVVAGEKYTVMFEVTGTAPSTLSMKLWKSTDAEPGAWAVTRTNTAAALQVPGSVGLSSFLPSGAAASAPVALTIDNLSITDPKVVVAPANQAPVAAFTSSASGLVLSVDGATSSDPDGTVASYAWNFGDGGTATGAQASRTYGAAGTYTVSLMVTDDKGATNTKTAAVTVAAAPANQAPVAAFTSSASGLVLSVDGATSSDPDGTVASYAWNFGDGGTATGAQASRTYGAAGTYTVSLTVTDDKGATNTKTADVTVTAPPAGSNVLAKDTFERAATNGWGSADQGGAWSVNLASRFSVAGGVGKVAVTTGTSPVATLGSVSSSSARVTAEFSVDKLAEGQYVTVIGRQVGSAQYAARVRLAADGSVKLNMLEGSNGVGPTVTPTLKVVAGEKYTVMFEVTGTAPSTLSMKLWKSTDAEPGAWAVTRTNTAAALQVPGSVGLSSFLPSGAAASAPVALTIDNLSITDPTIP from the coding sequence GTGGCCGGACTGGCCATGACCGCGGTGCCGGCGTCCGCCGACAGTTCGCCGGCGCCCGGCGTCGAGGAGACGGTCACCGCTGACCCGCTCCCGACCGCGCAGATCGACGGCGTGGCCTGGACACAGGCGATCGTGGGCAACACCGTCTTCGTGGGCGGGGAGTTCACGAACGCGCGGCCCGCGGGTTCCGCGGCGGGTGTCAACACCTCCGCCCGACAGAACCTCATGTCCTACAACCTCTCCACAGGCGTCATGACGTCGTGGAACCCCGGCGCGAACGGTATCGTCCGTTCGATAAGCGCCTCGCCGGACGGCTCTCGCATATACGTCGCCGGCTCGTTCACAAATATCGCCGGGGTGGCGCGCAACCGTGTCGCCGCGTTCGACGCGACAACCGGCAACATACTTCCCTGGAACCCGGGGGCGAACTCCGCGGTCTACGACATCGTCGCCCGCGGGAACACCGTGTGGTACACGGGCATCTTCTCGAGCGCAGCAGGCGGTGCGCGCACCAAGGTGGCGGCGGTCACCGCGTCTACAGGCGCCCTGCTGCCCTTCTCGGCCGACGTGGCCGACGGCAGCCCGCGAGCGATCGTGGTCAGCCCGGACGGTGGCAAGGTCGTCATCGCGGGAGGCTTCACGAGCGTGAACGGCTCGACGAACCCCGGGCGCGGAATGGCGGCGCTGAACGCCGTCACCGGCGCTTCCGAGCAGTGGGCCGTGAACAGCCTGATCCGCAACGCCGGCACGAGCGCCGGCATGTACGACCTCGCTTCGGACAACGACAGCGTGTACGGCGTGGGCTGGAGCTACGGGGGAACCGCGGAAGACGGCTTCGAAGGCACCTTCCGGGCGAACTGGAGCGACGGGTCTCTCGTCTGGCTCGAGGACTGCCACGGAGACAACTACTCGGTGGCTGTGACCTCGGATGTCGTGTACACGGCGTCGCACGACCACTACTGCGGCAACGTCGGCGGCTTCCCCCAGACGCCTTCGCCGTGGCAGCTCAACCACTCGCTCGCGTTCGCGAAGACGTATCACGGTAAGACGCTGACCAACGACATCTACGGATACAAGTCCTACGGTGGGCAGCCCGCGGCCTCCTTGCTCCACTGGTACCCCAAGTGGGCGGTCGGCACCTACACCGGCAAGAGCCAGGCCACATGGACCGTGCAGGCGAACGACAACTACGTGGTCTACGGCGGCGAGTTTCCGTCGGTGAACAACGTCGCGCAGCAAGGCCTCGTGCGCTTCGCCAAGAAGGCGCTGGCCCCCAAGAAGCAGGGGCCGCAGCTTTCGAACACGCAGTTCCCCGTCTCGGCTCTGTCGCTGCGCGCAGGCGAGGTTCGGGTGTCCTGGAACGCCAACTACGACAAGGACAACGAGACCCTCACGTACCAGCTCTACCGTCAGGGGACGTCTCTTCCGATCTACGAGACGACCGCGGCCTCGAACTTCTGGACGCAGCCGGTCATGAAGTTCACGGACAAGACCGTGACGAACGGCCAGACATACCAGTACCGCATCCGCGCAACCGACCCGGATGGCAACGCTGCGACCGGTGCGTGGACGAGCGTGCAGGCCTCGGCCGACTCCGCGTCTGCCTATAGCCTCGGCGTGATCGATGACGGCGCGAAAGACTACTGGCCTCTGAGCGAGGCAAGCGGCACGATCGGGTCGAACTGGGCCGAGGGCGGCGACGTCAACGTGTCCAATGGCACGCGCGGCGTGGCTGGACCGAACCTGGCCAAGTCGAGCAAGTCGACGGGGTTTGCGGGTGCCGAGAACTCGTACGCGACCTCGACAGTGCGCGAGACCGCTCCGGATACCTTCACCGTGGAGGCATGGGTCAACACCACCAGCACGCGCGGAGGCAAGATCGTCGGCTTCGGCAACTCCGCGACGGCGAGCTCGAACAACTACGACCGTCACGTGTACATGAGCGCAGACGGCACGATCAACTTCGGCGTCCACCCGGGATCCGTTCGCACTGTGAACTCCTCCGGCGGATTCAACGACGGAGCGTGGCACTACATCGTGGCCTCGATGGACAGCTCTGGGATGAAGCTGTACGTGGACGGCCGACTCGTAGGCAGCCGTGCCGACACCACGACGGGACAGCCGTTCGACGGCTACTGGCACATCGGGGGAGACAACACGGGCGGCTGGCCGGGCGTGACGGACCAGTACCTGAATGGATCGATCTCGGACGTCGCCGTTTATGGGGAGAGCCTCAGTCGGGACACGATCAACCAGCACTGGATCAACTCTGGGCGTGCCAGCACCATCACGCCTGCTCCTGCCGACGCGTACGGCAAGTCCGTCTATGAGCTGTCCCCCACCATCTACTGGCGTGCGAATGAATCAGCCGGTGCGAGCACCGCTGCCGATTCCGGCAAAGACTCTGTCACGGGCGCTTACAGCGGGAGCATCGGTTTCGGAGCGCCCGGAGTGATCAAGGACGTCGCCAACAGCGCGATCAGCCTGTCACCGAACGGCGGAGCGCAGACGGGAATCGCGAGCACGCAGGCGTTCACCAACCCGACGACGTTCGCGGTCGAGACCTGGTTCAAGACGGACAGCACCAGTGGAGGAAAGCTGGTCGGCTTCGGCGACCGAAACGTCGGCACTAGCGGCAGCTATGACCGCCACATCTACATGTCCGGCGATGGACGTGTGAAGTTCGGCACGTACAACGGCAACCTCAACATCATCCAGAGCGGCACGGGATACAACGACAACAAGTGGCACTACGTCGTCGGACAGATCTCTGCGAGCGGCATGCAGCTCTACGTCGACGGCAATCTGGTCGACAGCAATGGGAACACGCAGTCGCAGTCCTACAACGGCTACTGGCGTGCAGGAGGCGACTCCGGTTGGGAGGGCGACCAGTACTTCCGGGGCTCGCTCGACGAGATCGCGATCTACCCGGCACCGCTCACGCCCGAGCAGGTCGGCGCGCACTACGACCTCGCTCGACTGGGGTACGTCAACTCCAAGCCCGTCGCGGCGTTCTCGAGCATCATCACGGACCTCGCCGTGGCCTTCGATGGCTCTACGTCGAGTGACGTGGAAGGTCCGATCGCTTCCTATTCGTGGAACTTCGGCGACGGACAGACGGCTACGGGCGCCCAGCCGTCCCACTCGTTCCCCCGTTCGGGAACGTACAACGTGAGCCTGATCGTGACGGATGGACAGGGTGCGTCGTCCACCATCACGCAGCCGGTTTCGGTCATCGGAGCGAACGAGCTCCCGACCGCGGCGTTCACCTCGACGGTGAAGCACTCGGCGGTGACGTTCGACGCGACCTCAAGCGCAGACACCGACGGGACGATCGTGAGCTACGCCTGGGCATTCGGCGACGGCGAGACGGCAACAGGACAGACGACGTCGCACACATACGCCACCGCCGGCGCCTACACGGTGACGCTGACGGTGACCGACGACAGGGGCGACTCGTCGGCGAGTCAGCAGAGTGTTCAGACGACGACTGCCCCCTCGGCCCCGACAGACGCGTACGGTGCTTCCGTCTTCAACCTGGCGCCCAGTCTCTACTGGCGGCTGGGTGAGACCTCGGGATCAGTCGCGCGCGACGCATCTCTCGAGGACAGCGACGGCACCTATTACGGCAACGTCACGCGCGGGCAGGTCGGGGCGTTGAAGAACGTCGCGAACACCGCGATCGGCACCAACCCGAACGGCGACGTTCAGACGGGTGTCGCGTCCAACAAGCGCTTCGTGAACCCGACGACGTTCACGATCGAGTCCTGGTTCAAGACGGATTCCACCTCTGGCGGAAAGATCGTCGGTTTCGGCAATGCGCAGCAGGGCTGGAGCAGCAGCTACGACCGCCATGTCTACATGTCCGGTGACGGTCGCGTGAAGTTCGGCGTCTGGACGGGTCAGTCTCAGATCCTCGAGTCCGCTCCTGGCTTCAACGACAACAAGTGGCACCAGGTAGTCGCGCAGATGTCGTCGTCGGGAATGAAGCTTTACATCGACGGTCAGCTCATCTCCTCCAATGGCAACTCGGATGCGCAGCCCTACGACGGGTACTGGCGCGTCGGCGGCGACAGCGGATGGGAAGGCGACGGTTACTGGCGCGGGTCGATCGATGAGGTCGCCGTCTACCCGACTGTGCTGACCGCTTCGCAGGTTGCGACCCACTACCAGCTCGGAAACGTCGGCTTCGTGAACCAGCCGCCGGTGGCGAGCTTCGTCACCAGCGGGTCGGCCATGACCGTCGACTTCGACGGAACAGCGTCGAGTGATCTGGACGGCCCCATCGCCTCCTACTCCTGGAACTTCGGGGACGGGACGACGGGTGCCGGAGCCACGGTGTCGCACACCTATGCGATTGCCGGAACTTTCCAGGCCACTCTGACGGTCACGGACGGGCAGGGCGTGACCAACGCCGTCACCCATGATGTGACGGCGCCGGCTCCCAACAAGCTGCCGACCGCAGCTTTCGTCGAGACGATCCAGGATCTTTCCGTGTCGCTCGACGCCACGGCCAGCTCCGACTCGGATGGGACGATCGTGTCGTACGCCTGGGACTTCGGTGACGGAACGACGAGCACCGAGGCCGCCCCGATCCACAACTACGCGCGCGGTGGTGACTTCGTCATCACCTTGACAGTGACGGACGATCGAGGCGGGTCGGCGAAGGCCACGAAGCAGGTGTCCCTGATCGCGCCCAACGTGGCGCCGGTCGCGGCGTTCTCGACGTCGGTCATCGGACTGTCCGTATTCACCAACGCCTCGGCATCGACTGATGGGGACGGCAGCGTCGTCTCGTACATCTGGTCCTTCGGAGACGGAGCTACGGCTACCACGACCACGTCGACTGCCAGTCACCGCTACGACGCGGCCGGCACCTACGAGGTTTCGCTCACGGTCGTCGACGATGACGGCGCCAACTCGGCGCCTCAGACGCGACAGGTCGTGATCGCTCCGGCGAATCAGGCTCCGGTGGCGGCGTTCACGTCGTCGGCGAGTGGTCTGGTGCTGTCGGTGGATGGGGCGACGAGTTCGGATCCGGATGGGACTGTGGCGTCGTACGCGTGGAACTTCGGTGACGGTGGTACGGCCACGGGTGCTCAGGCCTCGCGGACGTACGGTGCGGCGGGCACGTACACGGTGTCGTTGACGGTGACCGATGACAAGGGTGCGACCAACACCAAGACGGCTGACGTGACGGTGACCGCTCCTCCGGCTGGTTCCAACGTGCTGGCCAAGGACACGTTCGAGCGGGCGGCAACCAACGGGTGGGGTTCGGCTGACCAGGGCGGTGCGTGGTCGGTGAACCTTGCGTCGCGCTTCTCCGTCGCCGGTGGCGTGGGGAAGGTCGCAGTGACGACGGGAACGTCTCCGGTGGCGACGTTGGGCTCGGTCTCGAGCTCGTCGGCTCGTGTGACGGCTGAGTTCTCGGTGGACAAGCTCGCTGAAGGTCAGTACGTCACGGTCATCGGTCGGCAGGTCGGATCGGCGCAGTACGCCGCGCGTGTCCGGCTCGCCGCTGACGGTTCGGTGAAGCTGAACATGCTCGAGGGCAGCAACGGCGTAGGACCCACCGTCACGCCCACTCTCAAGGTGGTCGCGGGTGAGAAGTACACCGTGATGTTCGAGGTGACCGGCACTGCTCCGTCGACCCTGTCGATGAAGTTGTGGAAGTCGACCGACGCAGAGCCGGGCGCGTGGGCGGTGACGCGGACCAACACCGCGGCGGCGCTGCAGGTGCCTGGTTCCGTGGGCCTGTCCTCGTTCCTGCCGTCGGGTGCCGCCGCGTCAGCGCCGGTCGCTCTTACGATCGACAACCTCTCCATCACAGACCCGAAGGTCGTGGTTGCTCCGGCGAATCAGGCTCCGGTGGCGGCGTTCACGTCGTCGGCGAGTGGTCTGGTGCTGTCGGTGGATGGGGCGACGAGTTCGGATCCGGATGGGACTGTGGCGTCGTACGCGTGGAACTTCGGTGACGGTGGTACGGCCACGGGTGCTCAGGCCTCGCGGACGTACGGTGCGGCGGGCACGTACACGGTGTCGTTGATGGTGACCGATGACAAGGGTGCAACCAACACCAAGACCGCGGCGGTGACGGTTGCTGCTGCTCCGGCGAATCAGGCTCCGGTGGCGGCGTTCACGTCGTCGGCGAGTGGTCTGGTGCTGTCGGTGGATGGGGCGACGAGTTCGGATCCGGATGGGACTGTGGCGTCGTACGCGTGGAACTTCGGTGACGGTGGTACGGCCACGGGTGCTCAGGCCTCGCGGACGTACGGTGCGGCGGGCACGTACACGGTGTCGTTGACGGTGACCGATGACAAGGGTGCGACCAACACCAAGACGGCTGACGTGACGGTGACCGCTCCTCCGGCTGGTTCCAACGTGCTGGCCAAGGACACGTTCGAGCGGGCGGCAACCAACGGGTGGGGTTCGGCTGACCAGGGCGGTGCGTGGTCGGTGAACCTTGCGTCGCGCTTCTCCGTCGCCGGTGGCGTGGGGAAGGTCGCAGTGACGACGGGAACGTCTCCGGTGGCGACGTTGGGCTCGGTCTCGAGCTCGTCGGCTCGTGTGACGGCTGAGTTCTCGGTGGACAAGCTCGCTGAAGGTCAGTACGTCACGGTCATCGGTCGGCAGGTCGGATCGGCGCAGTACGCCGCGCGTGTCCGGCTCGCCGCTGACGGTTCGGTGAAGCTGAACATGCTCGAGGGCAGCAACGGCGTAGGACCCACCGTCACGCCCACTCTCAAGGTGGTCGCGGGTGAGAAGTACACCGTGATGTTCGAGGTGACCGGCACTGCTCCGTCGACCCTGTCGATGAAGTTGTGGAAGTCGACCGACGCAGAGCCGGGCGCGTGGGCGGTGACGCGGACCAACACCGCGGCGGCGCTGCAGGTGCCTGGTTCCGTGGGCCTGTCCTCGTTCCTGCCGTCGGGTGCCGCCGCGTCAGCGCCGGTCGCTCTTACGATCGACAACCTCTCCATCACAGACCCGACGATTCCGTAA
- a CDS encoding glycosyltransferase — MNLTVIVPTFNEAPNVRPLVERIGTAVGGLEAEILFVDDSNDDTPEVIRAVAASSGLPVRVIHRERPKGGLGGAVVEGLKAASSDFCLVMDGDLQHPPEKIPVLFERASRGDVDVVVASRYVEDGSSHGLSDRSRVLVSRASTVLTRAMFPIRLKDVSDPMTGFFLVDRRSLPLDDLQPRGFKILLEMLARTTLRVAEVPFHFADRHGGESKASFAQGLHFLAQLTALRFGKMSSFAIIGGLGALANIAIVWGLTRFGMNYVVAAVIAAEVTIVANFLLMERFVFQDMRNQASSIRSRFAKSFAFNNAEAVIRIPIMALMVSSGHISSVIATAITLAAAFVVRFLFHSLVVYAPRRARGTSRRVARERELDLPALAPGEL; from the coding sequence ATGAATCTGACTGTGATCGTGCCGACGTTCAACGAGGCGCCGAATGTGCGCCCGCTTGTTGAGCGCATCGGCACAGCCGTGGGTGGTCTCGAGGCGGAGATCCTCTTCGTCGATGACAGCAACGACGACACGCCTGAGGTCATCCGGGCGGTGGCCGCCTCCTCGGGGCTTCCCGTGCGCGTCATCCATCGTGAGCGACCTAAGGGCGGGCTGGGCGGCGCCGTCGTCGAAGGCCTCAAGGCTGCCTCTTCGGATTTCTGCCTCGTCATGGACGGTGACCTTCAACACCCACCTGAGAAGATCCCTGTGCTATTCGAGAGGGCATCCCGCGGAGATGTGGATGTCGTCGTTGCGTCGCGTTATGTGGAGGACGGTTCCTCGCACGGTCTGTCGGATCGATCCCGTGTACTCGTGTCGCGGGCATCGACGGTGCTGACACGGGCGATGTTCCCCATCCGTCTCAAAGATGTGTCCGACCCTATGACCGGATTCTTCTTGGTCGACCGTCGATCCCTGCCGCTGGACGATCTACAGCCTCGCGGGTTCAAAATTTTGCTCGAGATGTTGGCGAGAACGACTCTCCGGGTTGCGGAAGTGCCGTTCCACTTCGCCGACCGCCACGGCGGGGAGTCGAAGGCATCCTTTGCGCAGGGGCTCCATTTCCTGGCGCAGCTCACAGCGTTGCGGTTCGGCAAAATGTCGTCCTTCGCCATCATCGGGGGCCTCGGCGCGCTCGCGAACATCGCCATCGTGTGGGGGCTGACGCGTTTCGGCATGAATTACGTCGTAGCGGCGGTCATCGCTGCCGAGGTCACCATCGTGGCCAACTTCCTGCTGATGGAACGTTTCGTCTTCCAAGACATGCGCAATCAGGCGTCGAGTATTCGATCGCGCTTCGCAAAGTCCTTCGCCTTCAACAATGCGGAAGCGGTCATACGCATCCCCATCATGGCTCTCATGGTGAGCAGCGGGCACATCTCAAGTGTGATCGCGACCGCGATCACGCTTGCAGCCGCATTCGTTGTGCGATTCCTCTTCCACTCGCTTGTCGTGTACGCGCCCCGCCGCGCGCGTGGGACCTCCCGTCGAGTGGCTCGAGAGCGCGAACTCGATCTGCCTGCTCTCGCTCCTGGAGAACTGTGA
- a CDS encoding glycosyltransferase family 39 protein → MSLADRSGIFIASQRGAPLAVFFFGLLVGVTPSWSISLWTDEAVTISAAERSPAQLLGLLSNIDAVHGAYYFLMYGWVQLTGIGAVGLRFPSAVALAGTCVGVLFLVRRLATPSTAITASAVAALLPRLAWAGIEARPFIFSALAAVWSTWALVRAWQAGSKRLPWVAYTLLAIAAVFFNIYLVFLVAGHGVTLAVRRSPRRVWIGWAVSTAVTAAATLPFLALVRSQQSQLGTGGDRNPLSLLRKVLVNQLYLGETPNDAALPSLFGIAWQAAAILLGLSGAVIMALAILRPARPGDMKRELLAVALPWLALPTVAIALYAIIVAPVYQPRYFTFTAPAAAVLIALGLRSLRRRLAVVIGAICLIGCLIVLASQRTPFSKSGSDWSAAAAIVGEYAQPGDAVYFSPRYDASLVSLTARRIAEAYPGNFQGLTDLTLRKTGAETDSLDGVSVQLSEVQNELAGYAHIWMLYGDRYPQNVVADGKALIEEAGFDGSVRWSGPNVTVIEYTRRG, encoded by the coding sequence ATGTCTCTCGCCGATAGGTCTGGGATCTTCATCGCCTCACAGCGCGGCGCACCTCTCGCTGTCTTCTTCTTCGGGCTCCTGGTCGGCGTCACCCCGTCCTGGTCTATCTCCCTATGGACAGACGAGGCAGTGACGATTTCGGCCGCGGAACGATCGCCCGCACAGTTGCTCGGTCTTCTCTCGAACATCGATGCTGTGCACGGCGCCTACTACTTCCTGATGTACGGCTGGGTCCAGCTGACGGGGATCGGGGCCGTAGGACTGCGCTTTCCAAGTGCGGTCGCACTCGCGGGGACCTGTGTAGGAGTGCTTTTTCTCGTTCGTCGGCTTGCGACACCCTCAACGGCCATCACCGCATCGGCAGTGGCGGCTCTCCTCCCTCGCCTCGCGTGGGCTGGCATTGAGGCGCGCCCGTTCATCTTCAGCGCGCTGGCAGCGGTGTGGAGCACGTGGGCGCTGGTCAGAGCATGGCAGGCGGGCTCGAAGCGCCTCCCGTGGGTGGCGTACACATTGCTCGCGATCGCTGCGGTTTTCTTCAACATCTATCTGGTGTTCCTCGTCGCAGGTCACGGGGTCACGCTGGCGGTCCGGCGGTCCCCACGCAGAGTTTGGATCGGGTGGGCTGTGTCGACGGCTGTTACTGCAGCGGCCACACTTCCTTTCCTCGCGCTCGTGCGATCGCAGCAGTCGCAGCTCGGAACGGGAGGCGATCGGAACCCTCTCAGCCTCCTGCGCAAGGTGCTGGTGAATCAGCTGTACCTCGGGGAGACGCCCAATGACGCCGCGTTGCCCTCACTTTTCGGCATTGCGTGGCAGGCGGCGGCGATTCTGCTCGGACTGTCCGGCGCCGTGATCATGGCGCTGGCGATCTTGCGCCCTGCACGCCCGGGCGACATGAAGAGAGAGCTGCTCGCCGTGGCATTGCCGTGGCTCGCGCTCCCGACGGTTGCGATCGCCCTTTACGCCATCATCGTCGCGCCCGTCTACCAACCTCGCTACTTCACCTTCACGGCGCCAGCCGCCGCTGTGCTGATCGCACTCGGCCTTCGGTCCCTGCGCCGTCGACTTGCTGTCGTCATTGGCGCCATCTGTCTCATCGGATGTCTGATCGTGCTCGCATCACAGCGCACTCCGTTCTCGAAGTCAGGATCGGATTGGTCTGCGGCTGCCGCCATCGTCGGCGAATATGCGCAACCAGGAGACGCCGTGTACTTCTCGCCGCGATACGACGCGTCGCTCGTATCGCTCACGGCGAGGCGGATCGCAGAGGCCTACCCCGGAAATTTCCAAGGACTCACAGATCTGACACTTCGCAAGACCGGTGCGGAGACGGACTCGCTCGACGGCGTGTCTGTCCAGCTCAGCGAAGTCCAAAACGAACTGGCCGGCTACGCGCACATCTGGATGCTGTACGGCGACCGCTATCCGCAGAACGTGGTGGCGGACGGAAAAGCCCTGATCGAAGAGGCCGGCTTCGACGGAAGCGTCCGCTGGTCCGGTCCTAACGTCACCGTCATCGAATACACACGCCGCGGTTGA
- a CDS encoding polysaccharide biosynthesis tyrosine autokinase — protein MTLHEYIASLRRSWWIILLLAAIGAGAGFGYATVQPKVYRAQADVVIIPARGASTSELVQGSNYVQNLVQTYALVATSPTVLEPVVDRLGLDSTPRALATSVSVQAPLNTQVLEIGVTSRDADTAAAVANAIGSQLAVAVRDLSPQFDDAQPAVRIETITPATPPNAPISPNVRLLTLLGGLAGLVAGVVYALLRRLLATRLSSHVDIAAVSDIAVLGDVYTTGSSRSLPGVIRTDATSAVAESVRSFVAGLRFANVDGAKKVLLFTSSHSGDGKSSMSIATALILAEQGNSVLLIDADLRRASIATLSQLEGSVGLTSILLGETTMDVAVQPLGNDGAQVLTSGVLPPNPGQILTSELLRGVIAEAREQYDFVIVDTPPVLAVSDPLWLAPLVDGIVIVVRSRVTKRDALRRTLLALESSPTPVLGLVLNDVRRTQSSAYYEDQAGRSARLKRKDPTSVRENVSRR, from the coding sequence ATGACACTGCACGAGTACATCGCCTCTTTGCGACGAAGCTGGTGGATCATTTTGCTGTTGGCCGCCATCGGTGCCGGAGCCGGTTTCGGCTACGCGACGGTGCAGCCTAAGGTGTACCGCGCTCAGGCTGACGTCGTCATCATTCCCGCGCGAGGGGCGAGTACGAGCGAGCTCGTTCAGGGGTCGAATTACGTGCAGAACCTCGTCCAGACGTATGCACTCGTCGCAACATCGCCCACGGTTCTCGAACCGGTGGTTGATCGGCTGGGCCTCGATTCGACGCCCAGGGCCCTGGCCACGTCGGTATCTGTGCAGGCACCCCTGAACACGCAGGTGCTCGAGATCGGGGTGACGAGCCGCGACGCCGACACCGCTGCTGCGGTGGCCAACGCGATCGGCAGCCAGCTGGCTGTGGCGGTTCGCGACCTCTCACCTCAGTTCGATGATGCACAGCCCGCGGTGCGAATCGAAACGATCACGCCCGCCACTCCCCCCAACGCGCCCATTTCCCCGAATGTCCGATTGCTCACATTGCTGGGGGGATTGGCCGGGCTCGTGGCAGGTGTCGTATACGCCCTCCTTCGGCGCCTTCTGGCGACGCGCCTCTCTTCACACGTGGACATAGCTGCCGTTTCAGACATAGCTGTGCTCGGCGATGTGTACACCACCGGCTCCAGCCGGTCGCTGCCTGGAGTCATCCGGACGGACGCCACAAGCGCGGTGGCGGAATCTGTGCGGAGCTTCGTCGCCGGTCTGCGTTTCGCGAACGTCGATGGGGCTAAGAAGGTCCTCTTGTTCACCTCTTCCCACTCCGGTGACGGAAAGTCTTCGATGAGCATCGCGACGGCTCTGATCCTGGCGGAGCAGGGCAACTCCGTTCTTCTCATCGACGCTGACCTTCGTCGAGCGTCCATCGCCACCCTGTCGCAACTCGAGGGGTCTGTCGGCCTGACATCGATTCTTCTCGGCGAGACGACGATGGACGTTGCGGTGCAACCGCTCGGCAACGACGGTGCACAGGTACTGACGTCTGGAGTGCTGCCTCCGAATCCGGGCCAGATCCTCACCTCGGAGCTGCTCCGCGGTGTGATCGCAGAGGCCCGCGAGCAGTACGATTTCGTCATCGTCGATACACCCCCGGTGCTGGCGGTCAGCGACCCCCTCTGGCTCGCCCCGCTCGTGGATGGCATCGTGATCGTGGTCCGAAGCCGGGTCACCAAACGGGATGCGCTGCGGCGCACACTTCTCGCGCTGGAATCGAGCCCGACGCCTGTTCTCGGCCTCGTTCTCAATGACGTTCGACGCACTCAGTCGAGCGCCTACTACGAGGATCAGGCGGGTCGCTCCGCCCGTTTGAAGCGCAAGGATCCCACGAGCGTTCGAGAAAATGTCTCTCGCCGATAG